The following proteins are co-located in the Pedobacter frigiditerrae genome:
- a CDS encoding TonB-dependent receptor → MKKILLQTLLLLCCCASLWAQTRTVTGKVVDKDDQILVGVTITIKGTQTQVITDAGGKFKINIPTTGNTTLVASYIGSKSVELSVGDKKEILFEMNQDDESTLAEVQVINIGYGKVSKDAITGAVSSVSAKDLKDFPVATAAEALAGKLAGVSVVTSEGKPGAEITVRVRAGSSITQDNSPLYIVDGVQLENALSVVSPQEIESIDVLKDVASTAIYGARGANGVVLITTKAGRNSRTVVSLSTYAGVRQITNVLDVMKPYDFVMYQYQLYNGSIADREAFVKRFGAYSDLDIYKNVPFTDWQDKVFGREAFSHTENMTINGGTKTSSYNLNVNNYKEDGIMLNSGAARTFVSFRFDNSSSDKFRFGFNARYSRQKVYGAGTSNTGSQSNNSLRNGVRYRPYDEPGQSTDIDEFDPDYANLTNLTSPVLSAYSVTKNDYNNQLVTSGNAQFTPIKGLTIKSLFGVTNAERRTDQFNSSVTGIARQNANLPVVNLSNASTLTLINTNTVTYDFVLGKSHKIGLLAGQEINQSRTRNAASTTKWLPVDLTAEQAFAGIQKATPPTGGVQDAPTTSEGQNRLFSLFGRASYNYKGKYLASFIVRNDASSLFAPENRNALFPSGQLAWRLSEEEFMKSLDLKWLGSAKIRASYGAGGNNRIATDLWKVLYLGGSNYGYAIDESVTPGFAPNALANPNIRWETTVSRNLGLDLAFFNSRLNATLDFYNNTTDDLLLLAKVPVTSGWTDQQQNIGKTSNKGIELQLSGVVANTKNFSYNINFNIYTNKNRIVSLGNDQYGNPNSSYAVASGGINGFDFLAEVGGPIGQFYGYVSDGRYELSDFDAIYNSTANTYSYVLKAGIPSARAIALGGRDPQPGDMKLKKLTGNPGDPISTDDRTVLGNAFPKFAGGINQQFSYKNFDASVFMNFSVGNKTYNANKTEFTGQYLYKDNNMLSIVADRWKSFDENGNRVTDPTQLAAMNQNTTFWTPAAGQYILTSYAIEDGSFLRVSNITLGYSLPQSLLSKTKVFSKFRIYATVNNLYTFTKYTGYDPEANTRRGPLTPGVDYAAYPRSRYVLAGLDISF, encoded by the coding sequence ATGAAAAAAATTTTACTTCAAACACTGTTGCTGTTGTGCTGTTGTGCTTCTTTGTGGGCACAAACTCGAACGGTAACAGGAAAGGTGGTCGACAAAGATGATCAAATCCTGGTCGGGGTAACCATCACCATCAAGGGCACCCAAACTCAAGTGATTACAGACGCAGGTGGAAAATTCAAGATCAACATTCCTACAACTGGTAATACCACGCTTGTTGCTAGCTACATTGGTTCTAAATCTGTTGAGCTAAGTGTTGGTGATAAAAAAGAGATTCTTTTTGAAATGAACCAAGATGATGAAAGCACGCTTGCAGAAGTTCAAGTCATTAACATCGGTTATGGCAAAGTATCAAAAGATGCCATAACAGGGGCGGTATCATCAGTAAGTGCTAAAGACTTAAAAGATTTTCCTGTTGCCACGGCAGCTGAAGCGCTTGCTGGAAAGTTAGCTGGTGTATCTGTAGTTACTTCTGAAGGAAAGCCTGGTGCTGAGATTACAGTACGTGTTAGAGCAGGTAGTTCTATCACGCAAGATAACTCTCCTTTGTACATTGTAGATGGAGTACAACTAGAAAATGCGCTTTCAGTAGTATCACCACAAGAAATAGAATCGATAGATGTATTAAAAGATGTCGCCTCTACTGCAATTTATGGTGCAAGAGGTGCAAATGGCGTAGTTTTAATTACTACAAAAGCCGGTAGAAATTCACGTACCGTTGTTTCCTTAAGTACTTACGCTGGTGTTCGTCAGATTACCAATGTATTAGATGTAATGAAACCGTATGATTTCGTGATGTACCAATATCAACTTTATAATGGTAGCATTGCCGATAGAGAAGCTTTTGTAAAGAGATTTGGTGCTTATTCTGATTTAGACATCTATAAAAACGTTCCTTTTACAGATTGGCAAGATAAAGTATTTGGTCGTGAGGCTTTTTCTCATACCGAAAACATGACGATCAATGGAGGTACAAAAACTTCAAGTTATAACTTAAACGTTAATAATTACAAGGAAGACGGTATCATGCTTAATTCTGGTGCTGCTCGTACTTTTGTTTCTTTCCGTTTTGATAACTCTAGTTCTGATAAGTTCCGTTTTGGTTTTAACGCAAGGTATAGCCGCCAAAAAGTGTATGGCGCAGGAACATCAAATACAGGTAGCCAAAGTAACAACAGTTTAAGAAATGGTGTACGTTATCGTCCTTATGACGAACCTGGACAAAGTACTGATATAGATGAATTTGATCCAGACTATGCTAACTTAACTAATTTAACAAGTCCGGTTTTAAGTGCTTATTCGGTTACTAAAAACGATTATAATAATCAATTGGTTACCAGTGGAAATGCTCAATTCACACCAATTAAAGGCTTAACCATTAAATCTTTATTTGGCGTTACCAATGCCGAACGTAGAACAGATCAATTTAATAGCTCAGTTACAGGTATCGCTAGGCAAAATGCTAATTTACCTGTTGTAAATTTAAGTAATGCCTCAACGCTTACTTTAATCAATACCAATACAGTTACCTATGATTTTGTTTTAGGTAAATCTCATAAAATAGGTTTATTAGCTGGTCAGGAGATTAACCAAAGTAGAACACGTAATGCTGCAAGTACAACAAAGTGGTTACCAGTAGATTTAACGGCAGAACAAGCTTTTGCAGGTATACAAAAAGCTACGCCACCAACTGGTGGAGTACAAGATGCGCCAACTACCTCAGAAGGTCAAAATAGGCTTTTCTCTTTATTTGGTCGTGCTTCTTATAACTACAAAGGAAAATACCTGGCTTCATTTATTGTTCGTAATGATGCATCTTCTCTTTTTGCACCAGAAAATCGCAATGCACTTTTCCCTTCAGGGCAATTGGCTTGGCGTTTAAGTGAAGAAGAGTTCATGAAAAGCCTTGATCTTAAATGGTTAGGTAGTGCAAAAATTAGGGCTAGTTATGGTGCAGGTGGTAATAACCGTATTGCAACCGACCTTTGGAAAGTATTATATTTAGGAGGAAGCAATTATGGTTATGCAATTGACGAGTCTGTAACACCTGGTTTTGCACCAAATGCATTGGCTAATCCAAACATTAGATGGGAAACTACAGTGTCAAGAAACCTTGGATTGGACCTTGCGTTTTTCAATAGTAGATTAAATGCCACTTTAGATTTTTATAATAATACCACTGATGATTTGTTATTATTAGCAAAAGTTCCAGTTACCTCTGGTTGGACAGATCAACAACAAAATATTGGTAAAACATCAAATAAAGGTATAGAATTGCAATTAAGTGGTGTGGTTGCCAATACAAAAAACTTTAGCTACAATATCAATTTCAATATTTATACCAACAAAAACAGGATTGTTAGTTTAGGTAATGATCAATACGGTAATCCAAATAGTTCTTATGCTGTTGCATCTGGAGGAATCAATGGTTTCGACTTTTTAGCTGAAGTTGGTGGACCAATTGGCCAGTTTTATGGTTATGTGAGTGATGGTCGTTATGAATTAAGTGATTTTGATGCAATATATAATTCTACTGCAAATACTTATTCTTATGTTTTAAAAGCAGGTATTCCAAGTGCTAGAGCAATTGCATTAGGAGGAAGAGATCCACAGCCAGGAGACATGAAACTTAAAAAATTAACAGGAAATCCTGGTGATCCTATTTCTACAGATGATAGAACAGTATTGGGTAATGCATTTCCAAAGTTTGCAGGTGGTATTAACCAACAGTTTAGCTATAAAAACTTTGATGCAAGTGTTTTCATGAACTTCTCAGTTGGTAACAAAACTTATAACGCCAATAAAACAGAATTTACAGGTCAATATTTGTATAAAGATAATAACATGCTTTCCATAGTGGCAGATCGTTGGAAATCTTTTGATGAAAATGGAAATAGGGTAACTGATCCTACGCAATTAGCTGCAATGAACCAAAATACAACGTTTTGGACACCAGCTGCTGGTCAATATATTTTAACTTCTTATGCTATTGAAGATGGTTCATTCCTTCGTGTAAGTAACATCACTCTAGGTTATTCACTTCCTCAATCTTTATTGAGTAAAACGAAAGTGTTCTCTAAATTCAGGATTTATGCTACGGTAAACAACTTGTATACTTTCACAAAATATACTGGTTATGATCCAGAAGCGAATACACGTAGAGGACCGCTTACGCCAGGAGTAGATTATGCAGCTTATCCAAGAAGCCGTTATGTATTGGCAGGTTTAGATATCAGTTTTTAA
- a CDS encoding RagB/SusD family nutrient uptake outer membrane protein, translating into MKSTYKKSIVLLSIGAFILAGSSCKKYLDIENPSTISQEVAFESTSYANTALIGVYNLLPGDNGLTKEGTIWSLSTDEFKTSGSYSAEDRRGISMYLASNANGELLGAFNQLYTGIERANICIKGINNSPIYTDGGANKATMGKFLGEAMTLRALFYFTLVRNWGSVVAQWEPSLDVKELDAPVTAGTVILDKLLADLKVAEDLVPWRSESGYGSTRWTKGAVKALRSRIALFRGGYMMDKESHTMVRSADYKKYYQIALDECKDIMAKRGEHNLNPVYENVFKSLHTSTRFDPTFELMFEVGAFGAGSRTDTKLGYYDGMRFNASSRFGGTGGGVTAIATYFYEFDQLGDCRRDVTIGSYEIDANSQKVMNTLNNMTDAKFRRSWTNIAGTTQTLAVNWPVLRFADVLLMFAEADNELNTGPSAAAQAALLEVRSRAFVGFESRIPPMPTDYAGFFDAIVKERLLEFGGEAVRKYDLIRWNIMAAKFAEVRIKLRQLMNGEGAYVNVPKYVYAKPAAYNVIPSQQEFNTLDTYGGSPSVTLFQPGLGVSGAPTGYTTKNWRASINEEYITGKSSGFATYFESNRGEVFPFHNDVRLYNTKIVQNYGY; encoded by the coding sequence ATGAAATCAACATATAAAAAATCAATCGTACTGTTAAGCATAGGTGCATTTATCTTAGCTGGTAGTTCGTGTAAAAAATATTTAGATATTGAAAACCCTTCAACTATCTCACAAGAAGTAGCTTTTGAAAGTACATCTTATGCAAATACTGCACTTATCGGGGTATATAACCTATTGCCTGGCGATAATGGTTTAACCAAAGAAGGTACCATTTGGTCTTTATCTACAGATGAATTTAAAACTTCTGGAAGTTACAGTGCAGAAGATCGTAGGGGTATTAGTATGTATTTAGCCAGTAATGCAAATGGCGAGCTTTTAGGTGCATTCAATCAGCTTTATACAGGAATAGAAAGAGCAAACATCTGTATCAAAGGCATTAACAATTCGCCTATTTATACTGATGGAGGAGCAAATAAAGCCACTATGGGCAAATTTTTAGGAGAGGCCATGACTTTAAGGGCATTATTCTATTTTACTTTGGTAAGAAACTGGGGTAGTGTTGTTGCACAATGGGAACCTTCTCTTGATGTGAAAGAATTAGATGCACCAGTTACTGCAGGAACAGTTATCCTTGACAAGCTTTTGGCAGATTTAAAAGTAGCAGAAGATTTAGTGCCTTGGCGTAGTGAATCTGGTTATGGTAGCACAAGATGGACAAAAGGAGCTGTTAAGGCTTTAAGATCGAGGATAGCACTTTTCCGTGGTGGATACATGATGGATAAAGAAAGTCATACCATGGTACGAAGTGCGGATTATAAAAAATACTATCAGATTGCTTTGGATGAATGTAAAGACATCATGGCGAAAAGAGGCGAACATAACCTAAACCCAGTGTATGAGAATGTATTTAAATCATTACATACCAGCACACGTTTTGATCCAACTTTTGAACTAATGTTTGAAGTTGGTGCTTTTGGTGCAGGCTCAAGAACAGATACCAAGCTTGGTTATTATGACGGAATGAGATTTAACGCTTCATCACGTTTTGGTGGTACCGGTGGTGGCGTAACTGCTATTGCAACTTATTTTTATGAATTTGATCAGTTAGGTGATTGCCGTAGAGATGTAACTATTGGATCTTATGAGATTGATGCAAACTCTCAAAAAGTAATGAATACGCTTAATAACATGACAGATGCGAAATTTAGAAGATCATGGACTAACATTGCTGGTACAACACAAACACTAGCGGTAAATTGGCCTGTGCTTCGCTTTGCAGATGTGTTATTAATGTTTGCAGAGGCAGATAATGAATTAAATACTGGTCCTTCTGCAGCAGCGCAAGCAGCACTTTTAGAAGTTAGAAGTCGTGCTTTTGTTGGTTTTGAAAGTCGCATACCTCCAATGCCTACAGATTACGCAGGATTTTTTGATGCTATTGTTAAAGAACGTTTATTAGAGTTTGGGGGAGAAGCAGTCCGTAAATATGATTTAATCAGATGGAATATCATGGCTGCTAAATTCGCTGAAGTTCGTATCAAGCTTCGTCAATTAATGAACGGTGAAGGTGCTTACGTAAATGTTCCTAAATATGTTTATGCAAAACCAGCAGCTTATAATGTAATACCTTCTCAACAAGAGTTTAATACGCTTGATACTTATGGAGGTTCTCCTTCAGTAACTTTGTTTCAACCAGGCTTAGGCGTTTCTGGAGCTCCAACAGGTTATACAACAAAAAACTGGAGAGCATCAATCAACGAAGAGTACATCACAGGAAAATCATCGGGCTTTGCTACATATTTCGAATCAAATAGAGGCGAAGTGTTTCCTTTCCATAACGATGTAAGACTCTATAACACTAAAATTGTTCAGAATTATGGCTATTAA
- a CDS encoding DUF4957 domain-containing protein, translating to MKTTKFSLKATLSIMVMLFTMLACQKEDPNEGLAAPRLFKPGAISIKTDQTSAKLTWAAPILSTNLKLSYLTEFSQDTTFATTEFSVKTDTMGVTVTDEKLVVRKKYYARVKALATADQPESQWQRSNGFTVTGEQLFLPVRELEIMETQFTVRWKPTVGLDKITLTPATGAPIVVTLSAADALAGVKTITGLTPDVKYSTEIFLGAKSKGLLEISTLAVTVYSVILNSGADLVAAINSAANNAIIGLNPGTYSAGSAVFTLLQKSVTLKSTSGNPLNTKVNFREFTLRGTGAGISLDGIELDGTPSGSLYFINLTGVAADAEKADFANIKINNCIIRGATTSFMRADRGAVADYKMDQIVVKNSTIYDIASTLGYHFFHLNDLQFNSLTVTKSTFYNIGRAFIACSTVIPGTPPAITIDYCTFNNFGAGNHYILLDANANPVKFSMTNSIIGNVPRPAGTVNGVVMRANGAGTTMVFSYNNTFNFTNGTGTALTLPTTNTSQAGNLAVVLDWTATTSVFTLPANSPLRTASSASAQIGDPRWTY from the coding sequence ATGAAAACAACAAAATTTTCATTAAAAGCAACATTATCGATAATGGTCATGTTGTTTACCATGCTGGCTTGCCAGAAAGAGGATCCGAATGAAGGATTAGCAGCACCTCGCTTGTTTAAACCTGGCGCCATCTCAATTAAAACAGATCAAACTTCAGCAAAATTAACTTGGGCTGCACCAATATTGAGTACAAACTTAAAACTATCTTATTTAACAGAATTCTCACAAGATACTACATTTGCTACTACAGAGTTTTCTGTTAAAACAGATACAATGGGCGTTACTGTTACAGATGAGAAATTAGTCGTTCGTAAAAAGTATTATGCTCGTGTTAAGGCCTTGGCTACAGCAGACCAGCCTGAATCTCAATGGCAACGAAGTAATGGTTTTACGGTAACAGGCGAGCAACTATTTTTGCCAGTTCGCGAATTGGAAATCATGGAAACCCAATTTACAGTTCGTTGGAAACCAACGGTGGGATTAGATAAAATCACTTTAACACCTGCTACAGGAGCGCCAATCGTTGTTACGCTTTCGGCTGCAGATGCATTGGCAGGAGTAAAAACAATAACTGGCCTTACACCCGATGTAAAGTATAGTACAGAGATATTTCTTGGTGCAAAGAGCAAAGGGTTATTAGAGATTTCTACATTGGCAGTAACAGTTTATTCTGTTATCCTTAATTCAGGTGCCGATTTAGTTGCTGCAATTAACTCTGCTGCGAACAATGCGATCATAGGACTTAATCCTGGTACATACAGTGCTGGATCAGCAGTGTTTACCTTATTGCAGAAATCAGTTACATTGAAATCTACTTCTGGTAACCCATTAAATACGAAGGTTAATTTTAGAGAATTTACCTTAAGGGGAACAGGTGCAGGCATCAGCCTTGATGGCATAGAACTAGATGGAACGCCTTCAGGTTCATTGTACTTTATTAATCTAACAGGGGTTGCCGCAGATGCAGAAAAGGCAGATTTTGCTAACATAAAAATTAACAATTGCATTATCCGTGGTGCTACAACAAGTTTCATGAGAGCAGATAGAGGTGCAGTTGCAGATTATAAAATGGATCAAATTGTAGTGAAAAATTCTACTATATACGATATCGCATCTACACTTGGGTATCACTTTTTTCACCTAAATGATTTGCAATTTAATTCGCTTACAGTAACTAAGTCTACTTTTTACAATATCGGTAGGGCTTTTATAGCTTGTTCTACTGTGATTCCCGGTACACCACCAGCTATTACCATAGACTATTGTACTTTTAATAATTTTGGAGCAGGCAATCATTATATCTTATTGGATGCCAACGCCAACCCAGTTAAGTTTTCTATGACGAATAGTATTATTGGAAATGTACCTAGGCCAGCAGGTACTGTTAACGGTGTTGTCATGAGAGCTAATGGGGCAGGCACAACAATGGTATTTAGCTATAACAATACCTTTAATTTTACAAATGGAACAGGTACAGCACTAACATTGCCAACTACAAATACTTCTCAAGCAGGTAATCTTGCTGTAGTTTTAGATTGGACAGCTACAACCAGTGTTTTCACACTTCCAGCTAATTCTCCATTAAGGACAGCAAGTAGTGCAAGTGCACAAATAGGAGATCCAAGGTGGACTTATTAA
- a CDS encoding two-component regulator propeller domain-containing protein: MKLNYIFKLKFTLILLLLVAKAFAQPPVKIEHYSTEDGLSHDIITCMFKDSQGYMWFGTWNGINRFDGHNFTAFTSSPDKVSQIKNVRIEQIFEDKVNHLWVKSYDGEVYRFDKGTERFTSLSSILSLQKKIIFDRILQVADGKLWVSTINKGVLVVDDVSQAHSSYQIFANAIDPKTRLSSDKIRFLFRENKLSYWVGSSNGLLHIFSKGGTKFNSQIMNTGGNPGEEFSAVAANQGELYFGTANGDLVVIDKRSGSHHRISVSNGRINKMLLSKKTGDVHVTTTLGELISFDPRHGSMNSYSYDKKVGLFSIFEDKRGDLWIEPKQKGVVRFDILNKTFSTFLQRNDTFNSSIPNNHFRVFEDKNGTVWSILRDGGFGYYDQKTNKFNYFYNEPGTAQRRISNITFVSFYDPAGIIWLHTDQRGLEKVIFHPNDFKQRLVVDPGLFKSQNEVRGLLSDSHNRLWVGAKSGLLYIYENGVPANITFENGSKDRLGLVYTIIQARNGVIWMGTKENGVFKAEPLNAAHTNYRLTHYANEQNNPNSISSNQVYSIAEDNQGKIWIGTFDYGLNMIDPQKGDRVFKRFYDKSNGYPTLYNKIRHLTFDARGRLWIGSTDGLVIGTPSGTTNMKFKTYSKQSDDLHSLGNNDIQFILKDHLNRMWLATSGGGLNLAIEKAGSQSLTFNVYSTKNGLGNNYILSSIEDNQNRIWIATKSTLTRFDPTKGKFDNFNSYDGVPTDGFSEASCQLTRDGKLVFGTIKGILSFDPMLIKYHAINANLAFTGLQVNNEDVTLGDEESLLQKNINYTKELKLKYNENTISVDYTVLDFRSVDRQSYMYRMKGLDTTWHDNKNQRRATYTNLPPGEYLLEVKSPDLDNYTTIPAKELKITILPPPWKTWWAYLIYFLLLCIAIEATRRIVITMLHLRQGIAIEQKMTALKMAFFTNVSHELRTPLTLIVNPIEELLQQEKLSEQGREYATIVSRNATRMVRFVNQLLDLRKSQSGQSKLNLSKIELKSFIQEVAENFQEAARANHITLEVNSDEFIEILVDADKMETVIYNLLSNSFKFSPAGKRIEVNILKKDNNIQIVVNDEGCGVNEADLENIFLLYHESEHPDTQQLKGSGIGLALAKELVELHKGTISAVNREEEGLSITINLPLITTNVTSAEKDKVKTSATANIGLPVQNNDESVEEKKENEKQLVLLVEDNEDMRSFLAINLSSTYRVKTAEDGLQGLAMAKKIQPDLILSDIMMPKMDGIEMLDQLKNDQETSHIPVILLSAKSALESQITGLKYGADYYISKPFDNELLFAAMENILDQRKRVFGQFVAKQKVMDLGPSQIVVTSKDELFLQKIIAIVEEHMTDPKFNIDAVAETVNMARATFFKKFKSLTQQAPVEFIRDMRLKRAKQYLDAGMGNITEIAYTVGFSSAKYFSTCFRTFYGISPSDYLKSINLDEKDNA, from the coding sequence ATGAAATTAAATTATATTTTTAAGTTAAAGTTTACTTTGATTTTATTGCTCTTGGTTGCAAAGGCATTTGCTCAACCTCCAGTTAAGATAGAACATTATTCTACCGAAGATGGCCTTTCTCATGACATCATTACTTGCATGTTTAAGGATAGTCAAGGTTACATGTGGTTTGGTACTTGGAACGGAATTAACCGTTTTGATGGACATAATTTTACTGCTTTTACTTCTTCTCCAGACAAAGTATCTCAAATTAAAAATGTTAGGATAGAACAGATTTTTGAAGACAAGGTAAATCACCTTTGGGTTAAATCTTACGATGGTGAGGTTTACCGATTTGATAAAGGAACAGAGCGTTTTACCTCTTTATCTAGTATTTTATCACTTCAAAAGAAGATCATATTTGATCGAATTTTACAGGTTGCTGATGGCAAACTTTGGGTGAGCACAATTAATAAGGGTGTTTTGGTTGTAGATGATGTAAGCCAAGCTCATTCAAGTTATCAAATTTTTGCAAATGCTATTGATCCTAAAACACGCCTTTCATCAGATAAGATCAGGTTTCTTTTTAGGGAAAACAAATTAAGCTATTGGGTAGGATCTTCAAACGGTCTATTGCACATCTTTAGCAAGGGCGGCACTAAGTTTAATTCACAAATTATGAATACCGGAGGTAATCCTGGTGAAGAATTTTCCGCAGTTGCGGCAAACCAAGGCGAGCTTTATTTTGGTACGGCTAATGGAGATTTGGTGGTGATAGATAAAAGATCGGGTAGCCATCATCGCATTAGCGTAAGTAATGGACGCATCAATAAAATGTTATTGTCAAAAAAGACAGGTGATGTTCATGTCACCACTACTTTAGGCGAATTAATCAGTTTTGACCCTAGGCACGGGTCTATGAACAGTTATAGTTATGATAAAAAAGTAGGACTATTCTCCATCTTTGAGGATAAGAGAGGCGATTTGTGGATTGAGCCAAAGCAGAAAGGGGTTGTTCGTTTCGATATTCTGAATAAAACCTTCAGCACATTTCTGCAAAGAAACGATACTTTTAATAGTTCAATACCAAATAACCATTTCAGGGTTTTTGAAGATAAAAATGGAACAGTTTGGTCTATCTTAAGAGATGGTGGTTTCGGCTATTATGATCAAAAAACGAATAAGTTCAACTACTTCTATAACGAGCCAGGGACTGCCCAACGTCGCATTTCGAACATTACTTTTGTTTCTTTTTATGATCCAGCAGGAATTATTTGGCTACATACCGATCAACGTGGGCTTGAAAAGGTAATCTTTCATCCAAATGATTTTAAACAACGATTAGTTGTTGATCCTGGTTTATTCAAATCTCAAAATGAGGTGAGAGGGTTATTAAGCGATAGCCATAATAGGCTATGGGTTGGCGCAAAAAGTGGACTGCTTTACATTTATGAAAATGGTGTGCCTGCTAATATTACTTTCGAAAATGGGTCAAAAGATCGACTAGGCTTGGTTTACACCATTATTCAGGCAAGAAATGGTGTAATATGGATGGGTACTAAGGAAAATGGTGTGTTTAAAGCTGAACCTTTAAATGCTGCACATACAAATTATCGCCTTACTCATTACGCAAACGAACAAAACAACCCAAATTCGATTAGCAGTAATCAGGTTTACTCAATTGCGGAGGATAATCAAGGAAAAATATGGATTGGTACGTTTGACTATGGTTTGAATATGATTGATCCTCAAAAAGGAGATCGAGTTTTTAAGCGGTTTTATGACAAGTCAAATGGCTATCCAACGCTCTATAATAAAATAAGGCATTTAACTTTTGATGCAAGAGGCAGGTTATGGATTGGCTCAACAGATGGTTTAGTGATTGGAACGCCTTCGGGCACAACTAACATGAAGTTCAAAACCTATAGCAAACAGTCTGATGATTTGCATAGCCTAGGTAACAATGATATTCAATTTATCCTTAAAGATCATTTAAATAGAATGTGGTTGGCCACATCTGGTGGAGGTTTAAATCTAGCTATTGAAAAGGCTGGCTCACAATCGCTTACATTTAATGTTTACTCAACTAAAAATGGCTTAGGGAACAATTACATTCTGAGTTCTATAGAAGATAATCAGAATAGAATTTGGATAGCTACCAAAAGCACATTAACTAGGTTTGATCCTACAAAAGGCAAGTTTGATAATTTCAACTCTTATGATGGCGTACCTACTGATGGTTTCTCTGAAGCTTCTTGCCAATTAACAAGAGATGGTAAACTTGTATTTGGTACAATTAAAGGCATACTCAGTTTTGATCCTATGCTGATTAAATATCACGCCATTAACGCCAACCTTGCTTTTACAGGTTTGCAGGTTAACAATGAAGATGTAACCCTTGGTGATGAAGAAAGCTTGCTTCAAAAAAACATTAATTATACCAAAGAACTGAAACTAAAATACAATGAAAATACCATCAGTGTAGATTATACAGTTTTAGATTTTCGTTCGGTAGACAGACAAAGTTACATGTACAGAATGAAGGGTTTGGATACCACTTGGCATGATAACAAAAATCAGAGAAGGGCAACTTACACTAATCTTCCGCCAGGAGAATACCTGTTAGAAGTTAAAAGCCCAGATTTAGATAACTATACCACTATTCCTGCTAAGGAATTAAAAATTACCATATTACCGCCACCTTGGAAAACATGGTGGGCCTACTTAATTTATTTCTTGCTTTTGTGTATTGCGATAGAAGCAACCAGGAGGATTGTGATTACCATGTTGCATTTAAGGCAAGGCATTGCCATTGAGCAAAAAATGACCGCCTTAAAGATGGCTTTTTTTACTAATGTATCTCATGAATTACGCACCCCACTTACCTTAATTGTTAATCCGATTGAAGAGTTGTTGCAACAAGAAAAACTAAGCGAACAGGGCAGGGAATATGCAACCATTGTAAGCAGAAACGCCACAAGAATGGTTCGTTTTGTGAATCAGCTGTTAGACTTAAGAAAATCACAGAGTGGACAATCGAAACTTAACCTGAGCAAAATTGAACTGAAAAGTTTTATACAAGAAGTGGCCGAAAACTTTCAGGAAGCGGCTAGAGCAAACCATATCACACTGGAAGTTAATAGTGATGAATTTATTGAGATTTTGGTGGATGCCGATAAGATGGAAACCGTTATTTACAACTTATTAAGTAATTCTTTTAAATTTTCGCCAGCAGGAAAACGCATTGAAGTAAACATTCTTAAAAAGGATAATAACATTCAAATTGTAGTTAATGATGAAGGTTGTGGTGTTAATGAGGCCGATTTGGAAAATATTTTTCTGTTGTATCATGAAAGCGAACATCCGGATACACAACAACTTAAAGGATCTGGAATTGGACTTGCTTTAGCTAAAGAACTGGTAGAACTACATAAAGGAACGATTAGCGCAGTAAACCGTGAAGAAGAAGGACTCTCTATCACTATTAATTTACCATTGATAACTACCAATGTTACGAGCGCAGAAAAAGATAAGGTCAAAACATCAGCTACAGCAAACATCGGATTGCCAGTTCAAAATAATGATGAATCAGTAGAAGAGAAAAAAGAAAATGAGAAACAGCTTGTCCTTTTGGTAGAAGATAATGAAGACATGCGTTCGTTTTTGGCTATTAACCTCAGTTCGACCTATAGGGTAAAAACAGCTGAAGATGGTTTGCAAGGATTAGCAATGGCAAAAAAAATACAACCAGACCTTATTTTAAGCGACATCATGATGCCGAAAATGGATGGTATTGAAATGTTAGATCAATTAAAAAATGATCAAGAAACTAGCCATATTCCAGTAATTTTACTTTCAGCCAAAAGTGCGTTAGAAAGCCAGATTACAGGATTAAAATACGGTGCCGACTATTACATCAGTAAACCTTTCGATAATGAGTTGTTATTTGCTGCAATGGAAAACATACTCGATCAACGTAAGCGTGTTTTTGGGCAGTTTGTTGCGAAGCAAAAAGTAATGGATCTGGGGCCTAGTCAAATTGTGGTAACTTCTAAAGATGAGTTGTTCCTGCAAAAAATTATAGCCATTGTAGAAGAACACATGACTGATCCAAAGTTTAACATAGATGCAGTAGCAGAAACCGTAAATATGGCTAGGGCAACTTTCTTTAAAAAGTTTAAGAGCCTTACGCAACAAGCTCCAGTAGAATTTATTAGAGATATGAGATTAAAACGAGCAAAACAATACCTCGATGCTGGAATGGGTAACATTACTGAAATTGCTTACACGGTTGGTTTTAGTAGCGCAAAGTATTTCAGTACCTGTTTTAGAACATTTTATGGCATATCGCCTTCAGATTACCTGAAATCAATTAATTTAGACGAAAAAGATAATGCATAA